Part of the Schistocerca cancellata isolate TAMUIC-IGC-003103 chromosome 9, iqSchCanc2.1, whole genome shotgun sequence genome is shown below.
AAGAAGGTGACCTAACTTTGCTAATGCTTCTACCCTCCATCCCCACCCCTCCATGCTGTTGCACCCCCAGAACACAGTAAACAATAGTTTTATACcactgaaacattaattttaataatatgcaatttttccatcccctgcaaagCAGAAACTATTggccctagagaaaaaatgaataccgtatttactcgaatctaagccgcacctgtaaaatgagactcgaaatcaaggaaaaaaaaaattcccgaatctaagccgcacctgaaatttgagattcgaaattcaaggagagagaaaagttttaggccgcacctccaaatcgaaacaaagttggtccattgtaatatgagacacaatttaggtcgaatgaatgacgatacagctacagtaatcTGGTTAGAGTCATACGCTTAGCAgtgctttaccaggtagccattgctatgtgtcaggcgctccgtccgtatttatacgggtacccttcctttttcacgtgcttcgtctgggttgaattgattgcttatttttcttgatctgataagtgccgttactttgttataggtgtttacgtcactctaagctgaaaatgcattattgtactgtgtcacgcattgtttgtcgcattctgataatgagtgtttacgacatgtcgccgctcgcggcatggcttgcttttgtacgcgctaccgcTGCTTccaattgaaataaataaataaaaataaatcaatcaatcaatcaaatggtctcagcgaaacaatggcaagagactgcaatttgttgttacgtacactgctgctttctttgataatgatcaacaagaaccaaataatagactgcgtgtgatagatgatgttgtgaaggagagtttagcgaaaatttttctccgtttgagtatctttgcagatgcctctttagtacattaccttctgcacagaaattagtcatcttagatttaaaaatctagtcagttgtcgtgcttcatttctgattgtatctCGAATCGGCgtaagaataatactaatataaacatggcatatatgtatattcttccgcgattgctgttgtctcgctctagtttcgtagtttattaggcagacagggtttaaatgaagtagcagcaaacacaaaaaatacatggcaaaatgtttatattcgtattattcttattatgaagagaatactgcatgtgattcacaattcataaaagttcctattagcaaccatctcttgtcacaggtaggaaaaaattcagaacgtagagttggccatatagacaaacatcccgaacagtcttgcgagtcggattttcgtagtacatagaaaggctgctacattcgaagatgaacaatacggaatttgtatttacttcgttggatagtgtatgaaaatgcagtggtcgaaactcggggcggagaaaaaaagctcgtcttccacctctttttcttttttttctttttttttttttttctttttttttttttttttttttttttttttttttactgacgcagaggtttttgcgccagtatttatctttgtgcctgcaaagcatgcctgtgtagcgcaacatatattcaacggcaaaagttacttgtggcggcacctaccaacattttacagaacttacgcgtactttgcactcgattctaagccacaggcggttttttggatttcaaaaaccggaaaaaaagcacGGAGGAAAGTTAATGTAGTTTAATTCTGCATTGGGAAATATTTTGCTACATGCTGTggtttgagttattcaagagaaacattgAAATAAGTGACCTTTGACCCccccacaaaaacacacaaaaacacacacacacacacacacacacacacacacacacacacacacacacacactcccacctCCTACTCTGTAGAAAAATTTGCAACTACAGGTATTTTTTCGCCTATTCGATCTTTTTTGTCTTCAGTGACTGGACTAAACATTGCCAAACCCAAAACAAGTAGCAAATGGTGGAGAAATCCAAGAACTGAGTCAGATTGAAACTGAGACACTCTGGACAGTACTCCAGAatgcaaccactgtgccaccaaAATGATTTTCTGCTGTTGAACTTGGTATATTTAACATTCTGtgcaaaaattttgaatttccctTTCTAACTATGCTGCTATAAACTAATCACATTAATTAAAAGTTGTCTCCACAAATTGTTATGAGATACACTATCTGCATTCATTTCCTATGAAGCCGAACTTCCCATAACTTACCCTTACAATCTGAAAAAATATTTTGAGCATCAGCAATGGTGAATGGCATATTCACATATTTACTTAATATCTTCATCACTTAACAACttctttattatttactttttttaactcATATTTTTGCAAAGCAGAAACACAGTTTTGTAATGTCGGTAGGTTGTTATCTGTATCTGACTAGATTTGTGAAATTTCGGCAGTCAAAATGACCCTAGTTCTCAACAATGTAATCAGAGATTAACATTTATACAACAGGTTTGAAagtttattttctgtgttaaactAAGGTGCACTGCATAATACAATCGTTCCTAAGTATATTGCTCCAGTCTAATGTCATTTTGATATACTCCATCCAGTACAACACAGCATTATGTTTTGGCCCTGTATACCATCCCAAGCCATATGGAACTTTTCATATATTCACAGACTACCGATGTCCTGTCCTCTTCTGTTACACAAATTTAAAGTAAAAATTCAATGCAAGTAACCTAACACCCCATTCATATAGGTCAGTTCTTCAGTTGTTAGTCACTTTTAACTGTTGTTTAAAGATGTCATTCATTGTGTTTAAATTAAGCCAAATGTGTCTGTTTTCATTGTCTTTGCTTCACTGAAATTTAAGAGTCCTTACATTTAGTACCTGTGATATGCTATATTAACAGTTCAGGCCATTTCTGTCACTCAGAATAAACAGTGAAATATCACAGTAGTTTGTAATATTTCAGAGTAGAGAATATGACACACAAATTATTAAGATTTGTGAtctatttaatttaaagaacagtcAGTAAACAGAGGCCTGTGACAAGTGTTAAGTGCCACTGGTAATTCATGTGTTCAACCATTAAAAGGATAATTGAGAATCTTAAGTTTGAAAATCCTTATTTACTCCTTTCTTATTTTTGACTGTGCCTAATGGCATAAAGGTTTTAAGAACTTGATAATGggcttgtgtttttttaaattaatcagATGTCTGAGCAACTAATGTCATATTCTCCATCATTATATTGTGATACAGTTGTACTAAGGCTTCACAACACATTAGTGTTTGTTTTGCATGATAGGTTTGTATTTGGATTAATAGTTAAAATTTGTTGCAGGTCAAATTGCTAAGGGCGTGCATTTCGAAAAAATTTTGGATGATGTGAAGAGCTCCATCCATTCCGGAGAACCGGAGAGGCTGCACCTTATTACTCGCCGCGACCTCCACAACATAAAGAGAGATTTTGGCATTGGTGGCACTCGGCAACAGGACATTGATGAAGTGAGTGGACAAaatgaaaaactggacacaaattCTTCTCAGTTGAGGAGACTGGAGTATAAATTACAGCTTTTGAGACGCCGTATCAGCTCAGGTATGATGTCCAGAGAAACAAAGTGTAAAGTGGAGAAAGAAGTCGATCGTTTGCTTTCACTTACTCAATCAGACTTCAGCAGGGAAGTTCCGCATTCCCACAATAGTAAAAAATTGAAAGTGCTACGAATACCTGATAAGTCTAATATCAACAGCGAAGTTCCATATTCCCCCAGAAATGAAAAGTTGAAAGTGTTGCAGACACCAGATAAGCCCAACATCCATAGGAAAGTTCCACACTGCCGCAACAAAGAAAAGCTGGAAGTCCTACCAATACCTATCAAACCTAAGATCTTTCCAAGGAGCATTTTTGTGTTTCCGGCCCATAATGAGAAGCCAAATAGTGTAATTGTGAAGGGGCAACCAAATAGTGAAGTTAAGACTGTGCATGTTGGTTTTGATCACACATACTGTCAGagctagtttgtgtgtgtgtgtgtgtgtgtgtgtgtgtgtgtgtgtgtgtgtgtgtgtgtgtgtgtgtgtgtgtgtgtgtttcgtataGTTTATTGCCTACTGGAAacatgccatttaaaaaaaatagcgaTGTATCTGGCTTGGTACATCTGTGGTGATATGGAAACCCAAGTGGTGTTAACCCTCTATTGCATGACTTTTTTTTTAGGGATCCAGTTTCAATGAAAACCATATCTGGGGGTAGGGTATGACACACAAAATACTGTGTAACAGGTGAAACATAGAAATTTTGATTTATTCAATATTTCATGATAGTTGCCATATGGTAACACCATGCTTATGTCAACACACTTCCCCGAAGACTCTCAACACTGTTATTTACATATATGTGTAAAATTACTTAGGAAAGATACACAAATGTGCTTCTATGTACATTCATGAATATTTTTTGGTGAAAAACTTTTACTTTTCTgttttcaaaaaaaatattttgttatattattcAACAGTTTGATAACTCATTTCATCACTCAGTGTGAAATTTTAAAAAACAGTTCTTATTTGCAGTGAAATATAAATGCACCTTGCGTTTCAAACACTTCACTTTAACAATTCCATTGCAAGATGGAACtttgtatcttcctttgatatctaTAATAAGCAAAAGTCCTATGCCACCTAGTCCCATATCTATTTCAGGCAGTGCAGCTGTTGGTCCTTTCGTCATCTTCTTTGACGTGTAGGCTCTCTCAATGGAATTACTTACAGGTCTTCCTTGCTTTTTTGCCTCACTTTTTCCAGAAAACAACAAACCTCTATCTATGGCCTTCTTGAACTCTGCTAAAGTGAGTGTGCTTTTTCAATGCATTCCACTTGATAGTtcacttcttctgtaaagaaaccaAGCATTCACTACCATCAGGTCTAGAATATGAAAAAATATTCTGTGGTACCATTTTTTTGGAATGTATCTGGATCCTATACAATGCTAGAAGTGAATCCACATGATCTGATTACACTCTACTACTGCCCTGGGGCAAGGCACCTCGAGTGACTTCAACTTCTTGTCAAATCTTTCTACTTCAGTCATTGGATTTGCTCCCACAAAATTGCTGAGTGATGTCACAAATCTGTTGTCATGCCACTTctttgcagcagaatactgcatatTTCCTATGGAACACTGCCTTCATCCGttgcatttcttcccagtctcTTCATTTTCTTGTCAGAGTTGAACACACATCCTTTTAGACGATTGGAACAAACAGTGCCTAGGCTGTAGATTCCTCTTTCTGCCAGTTTCACTTGCACATCTACAGATGTCAAAAAAATTTACTATTTTTGTGTTCAGGTATTACACTAGCTGGCCTTAGCACAACATTTCAGCTGGCTCCTGTATCAGGAAGATGTTCATTTTGGTTAGTTCTGCCAGTATACAGTTCAAAGTTGTATACTAAACCATTCACATCAGGTAGTACAAACATTTCGTAGCCccatttctttggtttttttttggATTGTACTGTTTCATTGAATGATGCCCTTTGAATAACATAATCTGCTCGTCAAGGCTGAATTTTTCCAGTTTCAGTAGCACTTTATGCCAAGAAAGAGTATGGTCAATAAGGCTCTCCTTTAGGTATTGTTCTCAAATTATTAGAAACATGTATGTCACTTTTTATTTGCTCAAAGTGAGTTATACGCATTCTGTCAGCAACAATGGGAACTCTAGTCTCAGGATTCCAGTAATCTCTAGTAGAAGGGAGTCTAATCACAGACATAGAGAACACCATTCCTATCCAAATTTCTAATTTTCGTGTGTCATGTTTCAGCCCTTTTGCAGGTTGTGTTTTTTTGGATAGTCTGTTTGACTCCTCAACAATAATGTCCAACATTTTGCTTCCAAGAAACATGAAAATATTCTTTTGTACTGCATACATGAAAGGGGATGTCAAGTGTACCAGTCCATTCTAGCATGACTAGTACTTTCCGGCATTTCTTCCAACTACACACATGTTTAGGCCTTTGTTTTTGGAGCACTATTTtcttctgctgctacaatgtcgtTTTGATGTAGCACATTGTTTTTGTCATGTTCTTCCtcttcttgttccttttcctcttactCTTGTTCTCCTTCACTGTCATAGTCTCAGAAATGGCTATAGCCGAAGTTCCATGAGGAATATTACATCCAGCACTTTCACCCTCTGAATCATCTGCAAATACTTCTTCACTGTTGGTGTTACCCAATTTTGAATAGTCACTTTGTTCAGGAATATTCCTAATTGCCGCTGAATGTCTGCCACTGTAGAAGCATGAAGCTGGAATTGATGCCATgtctacaaaataaaagtaattaacagCATTGTACTGAATCCGCCCATGTTGAAAAAGGTTATGTTTACATTGGCAAGATAATAGTGCTCACATATTGCAACAAACCGAAAATATTGAGTAATTATTTATCATTCAGTTAAAGAGGCATTGAAACATTATCTGTGCTACCATTAAGCATCATTTTACATaccttaaaaatataatttttttaggtGTGATCTAAATGGCAGAAATAACTTTCTTTTTCTGCTGTTGTAGCATGTGTTTACGTATAGTGGACCTCCAGCAACGACTATAGACCATCAGCATTTTCTGCCAATATAACACCACTAAACACAGTCTACCTTGACTCAGTCAGACTGTGTGTTGCCATAAGGCAATATACGTAAATTTATAGCTCGTTGCCATATGACAACACCGTGCAGTAGAGggttaataaaggaaacaaattattCCTGTTATTTTTACATATGGTGTAAGAGCTTTAATTTGATTATTTTTATATATGAATTGGAGCGTGTCCCTTGCAGCAAATGATGGAAAGTTTGTTTGGTCATAATTCCTTTAATAGAGGGAAGACCAGTATAGTTTAGTATGGGATCAGTCTTCctagttttttatttttgtttattttttattataaaaaaactaTGTATCGTGGTTTGCCCAGGTAGTGACCAGGGGCATTTTTGTAAGGTCagtaaaaatttatttgtagctcatTGTTTATCCTAACAATGCCAAATGGGTGTGATAAGTTCTGGTCAGCCTGTGTATAAATGTACAAAAAACTGAGTGCAAAAAGTTTTATTTCATGTATAACTGAGTTGTAAATAGGAAGAGCAGATTGTAAAACTGAATGTCAAAGTGACTGAAGTGATTAATAGTCTGTTAATGTACCCTGAGAGAAAGAAAacatgtcataaaaataacatgtaatttgtaataaaatgaataatttaaaaaataaaaatgtgaaactttCCAGAAATATTTCACCTTTTCCTTTATCAACCTTATTTTTGCTTTACCAGGGAATAAGTAAAACCATGGTTGcttaaattaacatttatttattgattgttttcatttgttaattttttatgtgagatgtgaaaatgtacatttttgaacattcagtGAATAAAAAGGTATGCAGTATATCTTCATCATGCCTGCATGGAGTGCTTAGGTAACTATTGGCTTTAATTGTTATTCCAtttaacaattttacattttccAAGATATGTAGAACTATGGACACTCTTCTTGTGAAAGCATTAAaatacactgatctgccagaacattatgaccaccttcatAACAGTTGGTATGTTCACTTTTGTCTCGGCTAACAGTGGTAACGCATTGTAGTATGGAAGCAGAAGCCACCCCACATCTGCACATGCAAGTcagctaattcctgtaaattcaggAGGGGAGGGCGGGGGGAAGGCGATGAGCTCCTGACACCATGCTCAATcccgtcccagatgtgttcgattgggcaagttgggtggttggggggggggggggagggcaagcacatcgattggaactcaccactgtgttcctcaaaccactcaatCACTctcgtggccttgtgacatggtgcattatcttgctgaaaatgccactgcctttaggaaacatgatcatcatgaagaggTGTGTGTAGTCTGCTACCAGTGTACAATAGTCCTTGGACATCCTGGTACCTTGCACAACCTCCTCTGGATCCAggaatgcccatgtgaatgttcccctgagcGTAATGAAGCTACTGCCAGCTTGcatccgtcccacagtacagttgtcaaggagctgttcccctggaagacggatTCGTCTTACCCATCAACGTGataaagaaggtattgggattcatcagaccatgcagtgctCAACCACTGTGCCAATGTCAACtgctgatggtcatgtgcccatttcagtcatagttgccaatgtagtggtgttaacattggcaaatgcatGGTTCTGGCAAATGCATGGTTTGTTGGCTGTGGGGGGCCATCATTAGGAATGTTTAGTGCAGTGTTTGTTCACACATACTTTTACTCTTCCCAGCATTAAACTGGTGTTAGccaccacagtttgctgcctgacgtgttttaccagtatgcccagcctaggatgtctgacatctgtaataaTGGCTGACCACCCAATCCAACATCATCATCTGGACATgatttcaccatgtgttgaagacactcactacagcactcctcgaacacctgataaGTCATGCAGCTTCCGAAAAGCTCATGCCGAGCCTCCAGGTCATCACAGTTTGCTCTCGATCAAATTCAGATACCcacacaccttccccattctacacatgggcaGCATGTACACTGACAGTATATGTGCCATGTACTtatttgactagcagtcattcctcatcaGTTGACACTGCTgtgcctggactggtttatattgaTACAATATCAATGGtattaatgttctggctgatctgtgtatgTTACTTATTTCATTCTTGTTACAttagttgttgttattgtgaaaacttggatttgaagctacagaaaaatgaaatgaaattttaaaaaatttaggagtaaaggagataaTTCACTAAAGTGTAGAAGCATTGAGTCTTAAACTTTGAGAACTGCTCAATTATTATAGTTATTTAATCATTAGGATGCAGAACTTGGCACTTGCATTGTGCTGTGTGCTGATACTGCAATGAAATAATGTTGCTATAGCTGTCAGTAATTATGCTTTTGGACATTTTTAAACAATCATTGGTGCCACAAATTTTCCTTTCACAGTATAAAGCGGTAGAAGTTTACTCATGTAGCACCTGCTATGGTCCGGGCCCTGTCCTGCCAAGCAGATTCACTGCCCAGTTTGTAATCTTTTTTGTGTGTTAACTGTCagcaattttaataaaaataataattatgtttAAGATTATATTGGCATGGTAGAGTACGATTTTTAAAGTACTGGCAATAAAAGATCATTGACATAAAACTGCAGGAACTTTGGAACACAGTGTAGTAGTAGCATCGCGACTGAATTCTTAAAGTCTCTTTTGGTGTTAAAAATTATGAATTTGTTACTCCACCCACTCCCTTGCACTGCTGCCCATGATCTGATTTTATGTGCATAACTAAAAATTAGTGCCACCATATTGTCAACAGAGATTTATTTGCTTTGCAGGGCGTGGTTGTGAAGTTCCACTTTTTGTTAACAAAACCTGTTGAAAATATTGTACTTTCATACCAAATGATGTAGATTACTTACATGTTTAACCGGGACACAGTAAACCAGTACTAGTTGCAGATTATGTATGTACTGCTTTCCAGGGGCAACAATAATTTGATTTTAAATAATTCGTGTAATTAAGTAAATCAAACAAATTAAAATGCCcttataatctactcattaagagctatTATCTTCAGTTAAAGGTTTGACACAGTATGGCAAGTATCACAGTCAGAAACCTTGTATTTCTTGTGGCACCTTAGCTCAAGAAACTCAAATCATCCACACtatattaaaaaatggaaaatccaggatgaaatgtaacgatattatgaaaacgaaaatgagagttgctactcaccatatagcaaagatgccgagtcgcagatacacaacaaaaagactatcacaaataatgcttttggccagtaaggcctttgttatttcctcttgctttcaactgttcacagtaccagcacaacaaggccatgtttggctgatgttacaaggccacacgGGTCAATTATCTGGATTATTGCCCCCATATAGAGTCTtgctctaccaaaactatggtttggtggttttggtacagtacataaatgatgtagtgagTGGTAAGATTACTGGTAGTGCTGGTGAGTTATCAGCTCCTAGTTTCTCTTTTACACgtacatttatgtttctttcctcgccaatcttcttcttcttcttcttctctctctctctctctctctctctctctctctctctctctctctcctttttttttttttttaagaaaacctgAACTAAACAACAGCAGTTTCAATTTTGCTCCaaacactgtttatttttatatAGCAGACTGGAGGATAactaacaatacgagagaaggaaagttgctactcaccatatagcagagatgctgagccgcaataggcacaataaaaagattcacacaatcatagctttcggccattaaggcctttgtcagcagtagacagacacacacacacacacacacacacacacacacacacacacacacacacacaaagctctctgagactgcagatgtgtgtgaaagttgcactttgtgtgtgtgtgtgtgtgtgtactgctgacaaaggccgtaatggccaaaagctatcattgtgtgaatctttttattgtgcctatcgctgCTTAGCATCTctgctctatggtgagtagcaactttctttctctcgtattgttacattccatcccggattttccattgttggaggACAACTGAGTTACACAGCCCTTTATatgtcctcactcagtttctaaatTGTTCATCACTTATGGTTTCTAGGGGCTTTAGTAAGCTATTGATCGCATACATAAAGTAAGTGATCATTATGAGGTAATGCCCGATTAGTATGAAACACATCTAATGTACAGGCAATGCGAGTAGCACATGAAGtgaccaaagctactagaaaaactactgtagtctacgcttacttatgatagtctattgTAGTTTTACAACCCTAccattacaactactgaaaagataGCTGACTCTCTTCAGGAATCTTAGGTTAGTCTGacttctccacagatacccctctagCGTGGCCATACCTGT
Proteins encoded:
- the LOC126100538 gene encoding uncharacterized protein LOC126100538, with the translated sequence MMADSNLCILCGRKFTARKNLFAHYRGVHKLQPHTRATIRCPKEGCRFSCNFLANLRIHVEEEHNTLMVKEVLLFESPEEFQEWKAKEEKETKSSFVQHCGAKRTKGGTERITFVCHRSGKFQSSSTGKRLLKSQGSIKLGSHCTAAIELHREESGDCTVVYFKTHFGHEQHIGLLQLSRSDREAIARQIAKGVHFEKILDDVKSSIHSGEPERLHLITRRDLHNIKRDFGIGGTRQQDIDEVSGQNEKLDTNSSQLRRLEYKLQLLRRRISSGMMSRETKCKVEKEVDRLLSLTQSDFSREVPHSHNSKKLKVLRIPDKSNINSEVPYSPRNEKLKVLQTPDKPNIHRKVPHCRNKEKLEVLPIPIKPKIFPRSIFVFPAHNEKPNSVIVKGQPNSEVKTVHVGFDHTYCQS